The sequence below is a genomic window from bacterium.
GCCTCACCAGCGCTGCCAGCCCTGCCACAGGAAGTACCCGGCGAGGACGATCATCAGCCCGCCGACGATCTTTTTGAGGATGACCATCCAGCCGCCCGGCTTGGGCAGGGCGGTGGCGAGGCCGGAGAAGATCCCGAGGGCGAGGAAGAGCACCCCCAGCCCCAAGCTGAAGGAGAACATCCCCAGCGCCCCGAAGACCGGACGTCCCTGACGGCCGACCATCGCCAGCAGCGGGAAGACGATCGGCGCCGCGCACGGCGCGGCGACCAGCCCGGACGTGGCGCCCATGAACGCCGCGCCGAGGAGCCCTTCGCGCGGCCCGCCGCCCAGACGGTTCATCAGGAACGACGGAACGCGGATCTCGAACAGCCCGAGCAGCGACAGCCCGAAGACGAGCATGACCACGGCGACGAAGGCGTAGGCCCAGAAGGTCTGCGTCAG
It includes:
- a CDS encoding sulfite exporter TauE/SafE family protein; translated protein: MLIPLAASLAAPLAEEAAWIGRLSRDLAQSAQGASLPAALAIFFVGGLLASLTPCVYPMIPIVVAYMGGAESSAATGVSAAARRRRVVLRAVAYVLGMAVVYTVLGVVAASLGQTFGGLTQTFWAYAFVAVVMLVFGLSLLGLFEIRVPSFLMNRLGGGPREGLLGAAFMGATSGLVAAPCAAPIVFPLLAMVGRQGRPVFGALGMFSFSLGLGVLFLALGIFSGLATALPKPGGWMVILKKIVGGLMIVLAGYFLWQGWQRW